A single Acropora palmata chromosome 5, jaAcrPala1.3, whole genome shotgun sequence DNA region contains:
- the LOC141881654 gene encoding tubulin monoglutamylase TTLL4-like: protein MNSKTPFEKSLSSKLSNLQISKQSSGLSRAKATPLVLKAHLSSSQKDLKFVPHPPQRCRPVVGNSTSRINRKGIRPVPPSQPKSRKGQVCKFYAVKKQDGIIDEGRVSGDGESLVNEEDFEKSRCPSWERMPGDGCISDIAEEDEDSDKEEESNYNCEEEVIDEENESESDENDDDDYDDCDELDEAGFSDVGDNDGYDDEDGCESVISSAASSRVSTAKTRASSARFSHSRRGSGPVGSSKPLSSVPHKKSNAWTSQTDAEKQEKQSPLVQSLFAHLPPTIYFFVEEERVALLPTELRKLLRWKMSSITPNVIKQCIARAGFKPTKRNDWLGYWGKHMKASCFKSVREYQKVNHFPGTFQIGRKDRLWRNLSKMMVHHGKREYGFVPQTFVLPYDFKLLKRAWEDGNSRQKWILKPPASARGIGIRVIHKWTQIPRKRPVIVQRYLAKPYLINDSKFDLRIYVYVTSYDPLRIYVFEDGLVRFATCKYSTSMKTLSNKFMHLTNYSINKKNEGAYEANSDENVCQGHKWSLKALWGYMKRINVDFSLVWETIKDLVVKTIIASDSAVNTMVKQNVRKRSCCHELFGFDVMLDENLKPWLLEVNISPSLHSTSQLDRNIKGQMIKDLLNLAGFRIPENLITTSTSSTSNMNQFVQDKGTPVLSADERAKHAFYVQSQLSERAKQSILDLLTPDDMRILMETEDENSRRGCFQRVFPSMSSNKFLRFFESQRYYNILLDEWTRKYMREGRSTALGIAVLQGYAEKGLHLGPSSDPNHQWRCAQGMAYRSSSAPVLGLDHGYIRSSASAPFLLPKIKRKTTKSHLSKLTSASASSQRSKPLPKTRTKSTF, encoded by the exons ATGAATTCCAAGACCCCTTTTGAAAAAAGTTTGTCTTCAAAGCTTAGCAACCTTCAAATATCTAAACAGTCAAGTGGACTCTCTAGAGCCAAAGCCACCCCTCTTGTTCTTAAAGCACATTTGTCATCATCGCAAAAAGACTTGAAATTTGTGCCACATCCACCACAACGCTGCAGGCCAGTGGTTGGAAATTCTACCTCCAGAATTAACAGGAAAGGCATAAGGCCAGTACCACCTAGTCAGCCAAAATCGAGAAAAGGACAAGTGTGCAAATTTTATGCTGTAAAAAAGCAAGATGGAATTATTGATGAGGGAAGAGTTAGTGGTGATGGGGAGTCTCTGGTTAATGAAGAGGACTTTGAAAAGTCAAGATGTCCATCATGGGAACGCATGCCAGGAGATGGCTGTATATCTGACATTGCTGAAGAAGATGAAGATAGTGACAAAGAGGAGGAAAGTAATTACAACTGTGAAGAGGAAGTGATTGATGAAGAGAATGAGTCAGAATCTGATGAAAACGATGACGATGATTATGATGATTGTGATGAGTTGGATGAAG CGGGTTTCTCAGATGTTGGCGACAATGACGGTTATGATGATGAAGACGGTTGTGAGTCAGTGATAAGTTCTGCTGCTAGTTCACGAGTTTCTACGGCAAAAACCAGAGCATCAAGTGCACGGTTCTCACATTCTAGGAGAGGATCTGGACCAGTCGGCTCGTCAAAACCATTGTCATCAGTTCcacataagaaaagcaatgcTTGGACATCACAAACAGATGCAGAAAAACAAGAGAAGCAGTCACCTCTGGTTCAAAGTTTATTCGCCCATTTGCCACCCAcaatttacttttttgttgaGGAAGAAAGAG TGGCCTTACTTCCTACTGAATTACGAAAACTTCTCAGATGGAAGATGAGTTCAATAACCCCCAATGTAATCAAGCAGTGCATTGCAAGAGCAGGATTTAAACCAACAAAAA GGAATGATTGGTTGGGTTATTGGGGAAAGCACATGAAAGCAAGCTGTTTCAAGAGTGTAAGGGAATATCAAAAG gTTAATCATTTCCCTGGTACGTTTCAAATTGGGAGAAAAGATCGACTGTGGagaaatctttcaaaaatgaTGGTTCACCATGGCAAGCgg GAGTATGGTTTTGTCCCTCAAACATTTGTTCTTCCATATGATTTcaaacttctcaaaagagcATGGGAAGATGGCAACAGCAGGCAGAAATGGATTCTCAAACCG ccTGCTTCAGCAAGGGGGATTGGGATTCGAGTAATTCATAAGTGGACGCAGATACCACGGAAAAGACCGGTCATTGTTCAAAG ATATCTTGCCAAACCATACCTCATCAATGACAGCAAATTTGACCTCCGTATTTATGTATATGTAACTTCATATGACCCATTGAGAATTTATGTTTTTGAAGATGGACTGGTGAGATTTGCAACTTGCAA GTATTCCACTTCTATGAAGACTTTGAGCAACAAATTCATGCATTTGACAAATTACAGTatcaacaagaaaaatgaaggaGCATATGAGGCAAACTCTGATGAAAATGTCTGCCAGGGGCATAAATG GAGTTTGAAGGCTTTGTGGGGCTATATGAAACGGATCAATGTTGACTTTAGCCTTGTTTGGGAAACAATAAAGGATTTGGTGGTCAAAACAATCATAGC GTCTGATTCAGCAGTGAATACAATGGTGAAGCAAAATGTCCGGAAAAG atcATGCTGTCATGAGTTGTTTGGCTTTGATGTCATGCTTGATGAAAATCTCAAGCCCTGGCTTCTAGAGGTCAACATTTCGCCAAG cCTTCATTCTACTTCCCAACTTGATCGCAACATCAAGGGACAGATGATAAAGGATTTGCTAAACCTTGCTGGTTTCCGTATCCCCGAAAACCTTATCACCACTTCTACATCAAG TACCAGCAACATGAATCAGTTTGTTCAAGACAAAGGTACACCAGTTCTATCAGCAGATGAAAGAGCAAAA CATGCATTTTATGTCCAGTCTCAACTGAGTGAG CGTGCAAAGCAATCTATTCTGGATCTATTAACACCAGATGACATGAGAATTCTCATGGAGACAGAAGATGAG AATAGTAGAAGAGGTTGTTTTCAGAGAGTTTTTCCTtcaatgtcatctaacaagtTCCTCAGATTCTTTGAATCTCAG CGTTATTACAATATTTTACTGGACGAATGGACAAGAAAATACATGAGAGAAGGACGCAGTACTGCTTTGG GTATCGCAGTTCTTCAGGGATATGCTGAAAAGGGACTTCATCTTGGGCCATCTTCAGACCCAAATCATCAG TGGAGGTGTGCCCAGGGTATGGCCTACAGATCATCCTCCGCTCCAGTGTTGGGACTGGATCATGGTTATATCAGGTCAAG TGCCTCGGCGCCATTTCTTCTACCGAAGATAAAGAGGAAGACGACAAAGTCGCATTTATCGAAG cttACCTCAGCTTCAGCATCATCTCAGCGGTCAAAACCGTTGCCGAAAACCCGTACGAAATCGACCTTCTGA
- the LOC141881791 gene encoding solute carrier family 22 member 15-like, which translates to MDTDELLEEIGSFGFFQKRNVFFLGLIIFMLTFQTVSMVFIGGEPTWRCTPNSTICTRNETISAEDDYYNARCNMSSEHWEFTTEFTSIVTEWNLVCGKEYYASLSQSILFIGWIPGAFIIGRLSDKFGRKRLLFPAVFCVVSTSFASSFVSVLWLFLALRGITGFFQGGVYITLYVLTTEFVGPKHRNIAGTLVWMFYTSSLIVLSGLAYGIRNWRNLSIVISAPAFPLLLLWWWVPESCRWLLVHNKVKEARKVFLSIAAVNKGKISEDKILCLENKVELRREDRGIIDLVRSRKQLIKTSILWFTWFTNSMVYYGVLLSVGVLGGSLYLNFFLTSLIDIPSNFFVIWFMNWKRKIVFNNFYGRKRALISCLALAAIFCVIYSAILPSSDAEKGVATAVRITLAVLGKFCINASFSTIYVFSTELLPTVIRTVGMGSMAVFDQTGASVAPFVVLLGKIHPVIPFAVMSGFAFIAGCLCALLPETLGKPTPETFIEDISETNYQHNLNDNEQSLSCTSLESDSR; encoded by the exons ATGGATACAGACGAACTTTTGGAGGAAATAGGGAGCTTCGGGTTCTTTCAAAAGCGaaacgttttctttcttgGGTTGATAATTTTCATGCTTACCTTCCAAACGGTATCTATGGTTTTCATTGGAGGGGAACCAACATGGCGGTGCACGCCAAATAGCACGATTTGCACGCGAAACGAAACGATCAGCGCAGAAGATGACTATTACAACGCAAGATGTAACATGAGTTCAGAACACTGGGAATTTACGACCGAGTTTACTTCTATTGTCACAGAG tggaATCTGGTATGTGGTAAAGAATACTATGCCAGCTTATCTCAGTCAATTTTGTTCATTGGTTGGATCCCTGGAGCCTTCATTATTGGTAGACTGTCAGACAAGTTTGGTCGCAAACGTCTTCTGTTTCCAGCGGTATTCTGCGTTGTTTCAACATCCTTTGCAAGCtcctttgtttctgttttatg GTTGTTCCTGGCTCTTCGAGGAATCACAGGTTTCTTTCAAGGTGGAGTTTACATCACCTTGTATGTTCTCACAACGGAATTTGTTGGACCGAAGCATCGCAATATCGCTGGGACCCTTGTGTGGATGTTTTATACAAGTTCTCTAATAGTACTTAGTGGATTGGCGTACGGCATTAGGAACTGGAGGAATCTGTCGATCGTGATATCGGCACCAGCTTTCCCcttgttattgttatggtG GTGGGTCCCAGAATCCTGCCGATGGCTGCTTGTTCATAACAAAGTAAAAGAAGCGAGAAAGGTATTCCTGTCAATTGCTGCTGTGAATAAGGGCAAGATTTCTGAGGACAAAATTCTTTGCCTAGAAAACAAGGTGGAACTTAGAAGGGAAGACAGAGGCATAATAGATCTAGTTCGTTCTCGAAAGCAGCTCATAAAGACATCAATTCTATGGTTCACGTG GTTTACCAATTCCATGGTATATTATGGAGTTCTGTTGAGCGTGGGAGTGTTGGGTGGAAGTTTGTATCTAAACTTTTTCCTCACCAGCCTTATAGACATTCCAAGCAACTTCTTTGTAATTTGGTTCATGAACTG gAAGAGAAAGATTGTCTTTAACAATTTTTATGGAAGAAAAAGAGCATTGATTTCTTGCTTGGCTTTGGCAGCAATATTCTGTGTCATATATTCCGCAATCCTCCCCTCGTCAGACGCGGAAAAAG GCGTTGCCACAGCAGTCCGCATCACTTTGGCAGTGCTTGGAAAATTCTGTATCAATGCGTCATTCAGCACGATATACGTCTTCTCAACAGAACTTCTCCCTACAGTAATCAG AACCGTAGGTATGGGCAGCATGGCGGTTTTTGATCAGACTGGTGCAAGTGTTGCTCCTTTTGTGGTATTGCTG GGCAAAATTCATCCCGTGATTCCATTTGCGGTAATGAGTGGATTCGCTTTCATAGCGGGTTGCCTCTGCGCTTTGCTACCAGAAACTCTCGGAAAACCAACGCCGGAGACGTTTATTGAGGATATATCGGAAACAAATTATCAGCATAATCTGAATGACAATGAACAATCTCTCAGTTGCACATCCCTCGAGTCGGATTCTCGCTGA